Proteins encoded within one genomic window of Amorphoplanes friuliensis DSM 7358:
- a CDS encoding DUF952 domain-containing protein, producing MILHFCPESSWQAAVAAGEYSADTLVSQGFIHCSTPDQVAIPATALARGRQDILLLEIDEARLSKPVVWEQGDPPDPGGMLFPHVYEPIPVAAVVATHPYLPGPDGTFSRPSF from the coding sequence TTGATCCTCCACTTCTGCCCCGAGTCCTCGTGGCAAGCGGCTGTCGCAGCCGGTGAATACAGCGCCGACACCCTGGTCTCCCAGGGTTTCATCCACTGCTCCACCCCGGACCAGGTGGCGATCCCGGCGACGGCGCTGGCCCGCGGCCGCCAGGACATCCTGCTCCTGGAGATCGACGAGGCCCGGCTGAGCAAACCGGTCGTCTGGGAGCAGGGTGACCCGCCCGACCCGGGCGGCATGCTGTTTCCCCACGTCTACGAACCGATCCCGGTCGCCGCGGTGGTGGCGACCCACCCCTATCTCCCGGGTCCGGACGGCACCTTCAGCCGCCCGTCCTTCTAG